The Miltoncostaea oceani genome includes a region encoding these proteins:
- the rplL gene encoding 50S ribosomal protein L7/L12 produces the protein MATTEEWIEELKSISVLELSERIKAIEETFGVSAAAPVAAAAPAADGGGAPAAEEQTAFTVSLDAAGDKKIQVIKVVRAVTGLGLKEAKELVDNAPSAVKEGVAKEEADSVKAQLEEAGGIVSVK, from the coding sequence ATGGCGACGACCGAGGAATGGATCGAGGAGCTCAAGAGCATCTCCGTGCTCGAGCTGTCCGAGCGGATCAAGGCGATCGAGGAGACCTTCGGCGTCTCCGCCGCGGCCCCCGTCGCGGCGGCCGCGCCCGCCGCTGACGGTGGCGGCGCCCCCGCCGCCGAGGAGCAGACCGCGTTCACGGTCAGCCTCGACGCCGCCGGCGACAAGAAGATCCAGGTCATCAAGGTGGTCCGCGCGGTCACCGGCCTCGGCCTGAAGGAGGCCAAGGAGCTGGTCGACAACGCCCCGAGCGCCGTCAAGGAGGGCGTCGCGAAGGAGGAGGCCGACTCCGTCAAGGCGCAGCTCGAGGAGGCCGGCGGGATCGTCTCCGTCAAGTAG
- a CDS encoding S8 family serine peptidase translates to MRRRTIIATALLAAAALTPSAAQGALVSQGGVRMGADALWSRGILGQGQAVAILDEGFAGLDRSIALGELPGRDRLEIRLFDPLAGEGGLTEFGVPTQHGVRMAEIVHDVAPQARLVLVGYRTPEQFAQAAAWIAAAGIPVVSHSNSFLTPPFDGTGPAARTVDAAAAAGVLWVNSSGNYAQRHWRGTPPGGGAVIPVAPPAGTPLLFSLAWTTPGVTASVAVERQDAAGAWTEVARSAPAGPGNAVAGPLAADGAPYRLVARVDAGGPAELRLFSQTVGFGALAVADGSVPTPADAAGALSVGAVKWTGVSREPYSSYGPTAGGRATPDLMGPTYVTSNPEWPGTAGTSAATAHVAAAAVLLRQARLAAGLPAGPADLRAALTATALDLGPAGPDGAHGAGMARLDATAPRLLVRVGAGARRVVRVRAADDGTIRQVRISFNGRGVRAVRRPVVGVRLPARPGRLEVVAEDMAGNVTRRVRVLRVAAR, encoded by the coding sequence GTGAGACGCCGCACCATCATCGCCACGGCCCTGCTGGCCGCCGCGGCGCTCACCCCGTCCGCCGCCCAGGGCGCACTCGTCTCCCAGGGCGGCGTCCGCATGGGCGCCGACGCCCTCTGGAGCCGGGGCATCCTCGGCCAGGGGCAGGCCGTCGCGATCCTCGACGAGGGCTTCGCGGGGCTCGACCGCTCGATCGCGCTGGGCGAGCTGCCCGGCCGCGACCGCCTCGAGATCCGCCTCTTCGACCCGCTCGCCGGGGAGGGGGGCCTGACGGAGTTCGGGGTGCCGACCCAGCACGGGGTCCGGATGGCCGAGATCGTCCACGACGTCGCCCCGCAGGCGCGGCTCGTGCTCGTCGGCTACCGCACCCCGGAGCAGTTCGCCCAGGCGGCCGCGTGGATCGCCGCCGCCGGAATCCCCGTGGTCAGCCACTCCAACTCGTTCCTCACGCCCCCCTTCGACGGCACCGGCCCCGCCGCCCGCACCGTCGACGCGGCCGCCGCCGCGGGTGTCCTGTGGGTCAACTCCTCCGGCAACTACGCCCAGCGCCACTGGCGCGGCACCCCGCCCGGCGGCGGCGCGGTGATCCCGGTCGCGCCCCCCGCCGGCACGCCGCTCCTGTTCAGCCTCGCCTGGACGACGCCCGGCGTGACCGCGTCCGTCGCGGTGGAGCGCCAGGACGCCGCGGGGGCGTGGACGGAGGTCGCCCGCTCGGCGCCCGCCGGGCCGGGCAACGCCGTCGCCGGCCCCCTCGCGGCCGACGGCGCCCCGTACCGGCTCGTCGCCCGCGTCGACGCCGGGGGCCCCGCGGAGCTGCGGCTGTTCTCCCAGACGGTCGGCTTCGGTGCGCTCGCGGTCGCCGACGGCAGCGTCCCGACCCCGGCCGACGCCGCGGGCGCGCTGAGCGTGGGGGCGGTGAAGTGGACCGGGGTGTCCCGCGAGCCCTACTCCTCGTACGGCCCGACCGCGGGGGGCCGCGCGACGCCCGACCTGATGGGACCGACCTACGTCACGTCCAACCCCGAGTGGCCCGGCACCGCCGGCACGTCGGCCGCCACCGCCCACGTCGCGGCCGCCGCGGTGCTGCTCCGCCAGGCGCGCCTCGCCGCGGGCCTCCCCGCCGGCCCCGCCGACCTGCGCGCGGCCCTCACGGCCACCGCCCTCGACCTCGGTCCCGCCGGCCCCGACGGGGCCCACGGCGCCGGAATGGCCCGCCTCGACGCCACCGCGCCCCGCCTGCTCGTGCGCGTCGGGGCCGGCGCCCGCCGGGTGGTGCGCGTCCGCGCCGCCGACGACGGTACGATCCGCCAGGTGCGCATCTCGTTCAACGGGCGCGGCGTGAGGGCCGTGCGCCGCCCGGTGGTCGGCGTGCGCCTCCCGGCCCGCCCCGGTCGCCTCGAGGTCGTCGCGGAGGACATGGCCGGCAACGTCACCCGTCGGGTCCGCGTGCTGCGGGTGGCGGCACGGTGA
- a CDS encoding S8 family serine peptidase, whose translation MRRTAAHLAGLVLAAAACAAAGGTATAAPPAAITIDAEPGRVTTAVAGLGRAGLKVQRRDGRRLQVVADPARARALAALPGVAVARPATASFGDDVAVSQGLERSGADVLGRVSGGGAGLTIAVLDLGFGQNLARMQALGELPPAARLETLSFDTASGLAGRNAYGNRTNHGEIVAQTVYDYAPEARYLLVNYHSEADFAAATDALIARRPDIVVHSNSFIEGPFDGTSPAARAVDRAAAAGILWFNSAGNYAQLHWSGPWADVDGDADLDWPNGDAWTFTRAAGNPITFALSWTSPPGGTPTDIDMVVERLDASGAWIPVAGSGDRQSDGAPTAERIVGYSPPADAVFRLRAVRVSGPPPAGDLTLFSREIPLRDIGGTVEDSIPTPGDAAGAIAVGAVDWRGNARKSYSSQGPSDDGRLKPDLVAPTDTRVMGAEGFRAVGGTSNAAPNAAGAAAVLLAAERRAGRAPTASEIRSALTSGALDLGVPGPDGVFGNGRVRVGLTPPRVARQQPRPLAAVRGRVPVRFTALSRSRVSTWTLAVDGVPAVRRPQTYPRGITIDTRRLADGWHLLQVEARDFPGNVGVSSWSVRVDNTRPRLVVRRVVVRRVRPARVPGRGPDRVRRGAVRLVAAVDDPGSTGRLPATLKVTDARRRAVVTRTIAVGRGPVVAIPVGILPAGRYVVRLDLRDRAGNPAVATRRVVVR comes from the coding sequence GTGAGGCGCACCGCCGCGCACCTCGCCGGGCTCGTCCTGGCGGCCGCCGCCTGCGCCGCCGCCGGCGGGACCGCCACGGCGGCCCCGCCCGCCGCGATCACCATCGACGCCGAGCCCGGGCGGGTCACGACGGCCGTCGCCGGCCTCGGGCGCGCCGGGCTGAAGGTGCAGCGCCGCGACGGGCGCCGCCTGCAGGTCGTCGCCGACCCCGCCCGCGCCCGCGCCCTCGCCGCGCTGCCCGGCGTCGCGGTCGCCCGCCCCGCCACCGCCTCCTTCGGCGACGACGTCGCCGTCAGCCAGGGCCTGGAGCGCTCCGGCGCCGACGTCCTCGGCCGCGTCTCCGGTGGCGGCGCGGGGCTCACGATCGCGGTGCTCGACCTCGGCTTCGGGCAGAACCTGGCGCGGATGCAGGCCCTCGGGGAGCTGCCCCCCGCGGCCCGGCTGGAGACGCTCTCGTTCGACACGGCCTCCGGCCTCGCGGGCCGGAACGCCTACGGCAACCGGACCAACCACGGCGAGATCGTCGCGCAGACGGTCTACGACTACGCCCCCGAGGCCCGCTACCTGCTCGTGAACTACCACTCGGAGGCCGACTTCGCCGCCGCCACCGACGCGCTGATCGCCCGCCGCCCGGACATCGTCGTCCACTCGAACAGCTTCATCGAGGGGCCCTTCGACGGCACGTCGCCCGCGGCGCGGGCCGTCGACCGGGCCGCCGCGGCGGGGATCCTCTGGTTCAACTCGGCGGGCAACTACGCCCAGCTCCACTGGTCCGGCCCGTGGGCGGACGTGGACGGCGACGCCGACCTCGACTGGCCGAACGGCGACGCCTGGACCTTCACCCGGGCCGCCGGCAACCCGATCACGTTCGCGTTGTCGTGGACCTCGCCGCCCGGCGGGACGCCCACCGACATCGACATGGTCGTCGAGCGGCTCGACGCCTCCGGCGCGTGGATCCCCGTCGCCGGCTCGGGCGACCGCCAGTCCGACGGCGCCCCCACCGCCGAGCGCATCGTCGGCTACTCCCCGCCCGCCGACGCCGTGTTCCGCCTCCGCGCCGTGCGCGTCTCCGGCCCGCCGCCCGCCGGCGACCTGACCCTCTTCTCCCGCGAGATCCCGCTCCGCGACATCGGCGGCACCGTCGAGGACAGCATCCCCACCCCCGGCGACGCGGCCGGCGCGATCGCCGTCGGCGCGGTCGACTGGCGCGGCAACGCGCGCAAGTCGTACTCGTCCCAGGGCCCCAGCGACGACGGCCGCCTGAAGCCCGACCTCGTCGCGCCCACCGACACCCGGGTCATGGGAGCCGAGGGCTTCCGCGCCGTCGGCGGGACGTCGAACGCCGCGCCGAACGCCGCGGGCGCCGCCGCCGTCCTGCTCGCCGCGGAGCGCCGCGCCGGGCGCGCCCCCACCGCGTCCGAGATCCGCTCCGCCCTCACCTCCGGCGCCCTCGACCTCGGCGTCCCCGGCCCCGACGGGGTGTTCGGCAACGGCCGGGTCCGGGTGGGCCTGACCCCGCCGCGGGTCGCCCGGCAGCAGCCCCGCCCCCTCGCCGCCGTCCGCGGGCGGGTGCCCGTGAGGTTCACCGCGCTGTCGCGCTCGCGCGTCTCGACGTGGACGCTCGCCGTGGACGGGGTCCCCGCCGTCCGCCGGCCCCAGACGTACCCCCGGGGCATCACCATCGACACCCGCCGCCTCGCCGACGGCTGGCACCTGCTGCAGGTCGAGGCCCGCGACTTCCCCGGCAACGTCGGCGTGTCCTCGTGGTCGGTGCGGGTCGACAACACCCGGCCGCGGCTCGTCGTCCGCCGCGTCGTCGTGCGGCGCGTGCGCCCCGCCCGCGTGCCCGGACGGGGCCCGGACCGGGTGCGGCGGGGCGCCGTCCGCCTGGTGGCCGCCGTCGACGACCCCGGCTCCACCGGCCGCCTGCCCGCCACCCTGAAGGTCACCGACGCCCGTCGCCGGGCCGTCGTGACGCGCACGATCGCGGTCGGACGCGGGCCCGTCGTCGCGATCCCGGTGGGGATCCTCCCCGCCGGCCGCTACGTCGTCCGTCTCGACCTGCGGGACCGCGCGGGCAACCCGGCCGTCGCCACGCGCCGCGTCGTGGTGCGGTGA
- a CDS encoding DNA-directed RNA polymerase subunit beta, giving the protein MSTRPAARVRHSFSKQEKVRDVPNLIDIQRSSFEWFIERGLRETIDDISPIEDFTGTLAVQFGKYTLGGWEPGMPYDHIQPNDSIKDCREKDITYAAPLTMEVAFVNRETGEIREQKVFMGDLPLMTNWGTFIINGTERVVVTQLVRSPGAYVMEPKDREKQVFIANLMPSRGSWVELEIDKKGLVHVRIDRKRKLPVTTLLFALGYTRDDIANLFRHPDDPDRVNPFIQATLDKDATEGNPQTGDRTSLEDLRKTVDEIHALAQGIDEKGAEERAAVEAEIEKLEKKLDARAGDIMQHALIEVFKKQRPGEPPTVDNSRALVRSLFFDPKRYDLTKVGRYKLDARLGLSLGSEVRTLTNPRFTGRISGMTDDLVELIRRLVALPIKIGLPEDSKDFAADSATTPRDEIAGDLDEYEHFGNRRLRTVGELIQEAFRIGLYRMERVVRERMSTEDVDTITPQTIINIRPVVAALKEFFGSSQLSQFMQQTNSLDGLTHRRRLSALGAGGLTRERAPIEVRDVHQTHYGRMCPIETPEGPNIGLIGSLGAYATLNEFGFIQTPYRRVVKGKVTMDVDELDATQEEHKVIAQANAERDEKGVLVGPVLCRKAGEPILADPVDVEYMDVSPQQIVSVATALIPFLEHDDANRALMGANMQRQAVPLMITEAPLVGTGIEHRAAVDAGDVVVSRTDGTVAAVDADHIIIEDPQGELEHYELHKFTRSNQGTLIHQKPIVRKGEALEAGAVLADGSSTDQGELALGSNMLVAFMCWEGYNFEDAIIISERLVKDDVLSSIHIEAYEIDARTTKLGAEEITRDIPNRSEESLKDLDERGIVRIGAEVMSGDLLVGKVTPKGETELTAEEKLIRAIFKEKAGEVRDTSLKVPHGEGGKVIEVKVFDRESGDDLSPGVNQLVRVYVAKRRKIAEGDKLAGRHGNKGVISKIVPEEDMPFLEDGTPIDMILNPLGVPSRMNIGQILETHLGWAAARGWVDGAFAAGGINGHEPPQRTFVATPVFDGATVEDVDRVLKDWSASHEGNPIQLGVDENDRPGRQASGRMKLYNGRTGEPYEGKVTVGYMYMLKLLHLVDDKIHARSTGPYSLVTQQPLGGKAQFGGQRFGEMEVWALEAYGAAYTLQEMLTIKSDDTVGRVKAYEAIVKGENIQEPSIPESFKVLLKEMQSLGLDVKVQGEAGPEFSARDEDDDLLRAAEELGIDLSGGLGAAQDDAGEADGASEGSADEAEVVASSKDASGTDATDV; this is encoded by the coding sequence TTGAGCACCCGCCCCGCTGCCCGCGTCCGCCACTCCTTCTCCAAGCAGGAGAAGGTTCGTGACGTCCCCAACCTCATCGACATCCAGCGCTCTTCCTTCGAGTGGTTCATCGAAAGAGGGCTGCGCGAGACGATCGATGACATCTCCCCGATCGAGGACTTCACCGGAACCCTCGCCGTCCAGTTCGGCAAGTACACGCTGGGTGGCTGGGAGCCCGGCATGCCGTACGACCACATCCAGCCGAACGACTCCATCAAGGACTGCCGCGAGAAGGACATCACCTACGCCGCGCCGCTGACGATGGAGGTCGCGTTCGTCAACCGCGAGACCGGTGAGATCCGCGAGCAGAAGGTCTTCATGGGCGACCTGCCCCTGATGACCAACTGGGGCACGTTCATCATCAACGGCACCGAGCGCGTCGTCGTGACGCAGCTCGTGCGCTCGCCGGGCGCCTACGTGATGGAGCCGAAGGACCGCGAGAAGCAGGTCTTCATCGCGAACCTCATGCCGTCGCGCGGCTCGTGGGTCGAGCTCGAGATCGACAAGAAGGGCCTCGTCCACGTCCGGATCGACCGCAAGCGCAAGCTGCCGGTCACCACGCTGCTGTTCGCGCTCGGCTACACGCGCGACGACATCGCGAACCTGTTCCGGCACCCGGACGACCCGGACCGCGTGAACCCCTTCATCCAGGCGACGCTCGACAAGGACGCCACCGAGGGCAACCCGCAGACCGGCGACCGCACCAGCCTCGAGGACCTCCGGAAGACGGTCGACGAGATCCACGCGCTGGCGCAGGGCATCGACGAGAAGGGCGCCGAGGAGCGCGCCGCCGTCGAGGCCGAGATCGAGAAGCTCGAGAAGAAGCTCGACGCCCGGGCGGGCGACATCATGCAGCACGCCCTCATCGAGGTCTTCAAGAAGCAGCGTCCCGGCGAGCCGCCGACGGTCGACAACTCGCGCGCCCTCGTGCGCTCGCTGTTCTTCGACCCGAAGCGCTACGACCTCACCAAGGTCGGCCGCTACAAGCTCGACGCGCGCCTCGGCCTGAGCCTCGGCTCCGAGGTCCGGACGCTGACGAACCCCCGGTTCACGGGTCGCATCTCCGGGATGACCGACGACCTGGTGGAGCTCATCCGCCGCCTCGTCGCCCTCCCGATCAAGATCGGCCTGCCCGAGGACAGCAAGGACTTCGCCGCCGACTCGGCGACGACCCCGCGCGACGAGATCGCCGGCGACCTCGACGAGTACGAGCACTTCGGCAACCGGCGCCTGCGCACGGTCGGCGAGCTCATCCAGGAGGCCTTCCGCATCGGCCTCTACCGGATGGAGCGCGTCGTCCGCGAGCGCATGAGCACCGAGGACGTCGACACCATCACCCCGCAGACCATCATCAACATCCGCCCGGTGGTCGCGGCGCTGAAGGAGTTCTTCGGCTCGTCGCAGCTCTCGCAGTTCATGCAGCAGACGAACTCCCTCGACGGGCTCACCCACCGCCGCCGCCTGTCGGCGCTCGGCGCGGGCGGGCTCACCCGTGAGCGCGCCCCCATCGAGGTGCGCGACGTCCACCAGACCCACTACGGGCGCATGTGCCCGATCGAGACCCCGGAGGGCCCGAACATCGGCCTGATCGGCTCGCTCGGCGCGTACGCGACCCTGAACGAGTTCGGGTTCATCCAGACCCCGTACCGCCGTGTGGTCAAGGGCAAGGTCACGATGGACGTCGACGAGCTCGACGCCACGCAGGAGGAGCACAAGGTCATCGCGCAGGCGAACGCCGAGCGCGACGAGAAGGGCGTGCTCGTCGGACCGGTCCTCTGCCGCAAGGCCGGCGAGCCGATCCTGGCCGACCCGGTCGACGTCGAGTACATGGACGTCTCGCCGCAGCAGATCGTCTCCGTGGCGACGGCGCTGATCCCGTTCCTCGAGCACGACGACGCGAACCGCGCGCTGATGGGCGCCAACATGCAGCGCCAGGCCGTGCCGCTCATGATCACCGAGGCCCCGCTCGTGGGCACCGGCATCGAGCACCGCGCCGCCGTGGACGCCGGTGACGTCGTGGTCAGCCGCACCGACGGCACGGTCGCCGCGGTCGACGCCGACCACATCATCATCGAGGACCCGCAGGGCGAGCTCGAGCACTACGAGCTGCACAAGTTCACCCGCTCGAACCAGGGCACCCTCATCCACCAGAAGCCGATCGTCCGCAAGGGCGAGGCGCTGGAGGCCGGGGCGGTGCTGGCCGACGGCAGCTCCACCGACCAGGGCGAGCTCGCCCTGGGCAGCAACATGCTCGTCGCCTTCATGTGCTGGGAGGGCTACAACTTCGAGGACGCGATCATCATCTCGGAGCGCCTCGTGAAGGACGACGTCCTGTCGTCCATCCACATCGAGGCCTACGAGATCGACGCCCGCACCACCAAGCTGGGCGCCGAGGAGATCACCCGCGACATCCCGAACCGCTCCGAGGAGTCCCTCAAGGACCTCGACGAGCGCGGCATCGTGCGCATCGGCGCCGAGGTCATGTCGGGCGACCTCCTGGTGGGCAAGGTCACGCCGAAGGGCGAGACCGAGCTGACCGCCGAGGAGAAGCTGATCCGCGCCATCTTCAAGGAGAAGGCCGGCGAGGTCCGCGACACGTCCCTCAAGGTCCCGCACGGCGAGGGCGGCAAGGTCATCGAGGTGAAGGTCTTCGACCGCGAGAGCGGCGACGACCTGTCCCCCGGCGTCAACCAGCTCGTGCGCGTCTACGTCGCGAAGCGGCGCAAGATCGCGGAGGGCGACAAGCTCGCCGGCCGCCACGGCAACAAGGGCGTCATCTCGAAGATCGTCCCCGAGGAGGACATGCCGTTCCTCGAGGACGGCACGCCGATCGACATGATCCTCAACCCGCTGGGCGTGCCGTCGCGCATGAACATCGGGCAGATCCTCGAGACGCACCTCGGCTGGGCCGCCGCGCGCGGCTGGGTCGACGGGGCGTTCGCCGCCGGCGGCATCAACGGCCACGAGCCGCCGCAGCGCACGTTCGTCGCCACCCCCGTGTTCGACGGCGCCACCGTCGAGGACGTGGACCGGGTGCTCAAGGACTGGTCCGCCAGCCACGAGGGCAACCCGATCCAGCTCGGGGTGGACGAGAACGACCGGCCGGGCCGTCAGGCCTCCGGGCGCATGAAGCTCTACAACGGCCGCACCGGCGAGCCCTACGAGGGCAAGGTCACCGTCGGCTACATGTACATGCTGAAGCTCCTCCACCTCGTGGACGACAAGATCCACGCCCGCTCGACCGGCCCGTACTCGCTCGTCACCCAGCAGCCGCTGGGCGGCAAGGCGCAGTTCGGCGGTCAGCGCTTCGGCGAGATGGAGGTGTGGGCGCTCGAGGCGTACGGCGCCGCCTACACGCTGCAGGAGATGCTCACCATCAAGAGCGACGACACGGTCGGCCGCGTGAAGGCCTACGAGGCGATCGTGAAGGGCGAGAACATCCAGGAGCCGTCCATCCCCGAGAGCTTCAAGGTGTTGCTCAAGGAGATGCAGAGCCTGGGTCTCGACGTGAAGGTGCAGGGCGAGGCCGGCCCCGAGTTCTCGGCGCGCGACGAGGACGACGACCTCCTCCGCGCGGCGGAGGAGCTGGGGATCGACCTGTCCGGCGGCCTGGGCGCCGCCCAGGACGACGCAGGGGAGGCCGACGGCGCGTCGGAGGGGTCCGCGGACGAGGCCGAGGTCGTGGCCTCCTCTAAGGACGCCTCGGGCACCGACGCGACGGACGTTTAG